The following DNA comes from Candidatus Eremiobacterota bacterium.
CGAACCCGGATTCGGAGGATTGGCTGGTACGCTTTATCCGAGAGCACATCGCAAGAGGTAATCGGCCCGACCACGCGCGGGCGCAGGAATTGGCACGCCAGTTGAATGAGCTGGCTGCCGCTCACGAGCCGCTGGGGCTCAACGACGACCAAATCCGGCGGTTTGCCGCTGAACTCTGCGCGGGCCGCACCGGTGACGACATCCTTGCCGAAGCAGCCGCGGAGAGAGAGCCATGAAGGTCGTGCTCGATGCGAGCGTGCTGGTCGCTGCGGCGATCGCCTGGTACGAGAAACGCCCCGCGGAATCGCGGTGGCTGATCGAGGTGGCATTGATCGGACAGCGGCGGTATGAGAACGTCACTTCCGAACCGCTCATATTCGAGCTGCGGTCTGCGTTGGAACGCAACCCGCGGGTGGGCGAAGCTTTCGCGGAGCGCTTCGTCCGCGCAGTAGGCTCGAAATCGACATTCATACCGATCTACAATGTCCCGATGGGTGCGCGTGATCCGCGGGACGACAAGGTGATCGAGACCGCGATGAACGCCAACGTCGACGCGATCGTTACGGAAGACCACGATCTGCACGACGCCGATGCGCAGCGCGCGATCGCGAAGACCGGGATCGGTATCCGCGATCGGCCGATTCAAGTCTGGAATGCCCGCACGCTGGTCGCTGCGCTGAGCGGCCGGCCCCGGTTCCGCCCGCTGGTTCTGCCCGCAACGGTTGCGGCCTGAGACGGGCTCTTGGGGCCGGATGGCGCGCATCTACCTCGATCACGCGGCGACGACGCCGGTGCGGCCGGACGCCGTCACCGCGATGGTCCCGCTGCTCGGCGGAGGCTATAACCCCAGCTCCTTGCATGCCGAAGGGCGCGCGGCGCGCGCCGCGCTCGACGAGGCGCGCGAGACGGTCGCTCGCGTCATCGGCGCGGGCCCGCGCGAGATCGTCTTCACCGGCAGCGGCTCGGAGGCCGACGTCCTCGCCGTCGTCGGCACGGCCCGGGCGCAGGCCGGCCGCGGCCGGCACGTCGTCACGACCGTTGCCGAGCACCATGCCGTGCTGCACGCCGTCGAAGTCCTCGAGCGGGACGGCTGGAGCGTCACGCGGCTGGCCGTCGACCGGCGCGGGTTGGTCGATCCCGAGGCGTTCGCCTCCGCGCTGACGCCCGAGACCACGCTCGCCACCGTCATGCTGGCGAACAACGAGCTGGGCGTCGTCCAGCCGGTCGCGGAGCTCGCGCGCCTCGCGCGCTCGCGCGGCGTCCTCTTTCACACCGACGCGATCCAGGCGGCGGGCTGGCTCCCGCTGGACGTGAGGGCCCTCGGCGTCGACCTGCTCTCCCTCTCCGGGCACAAGTTCCACGGCCCGAAGGGCGTCGGGGCACTGTACGTCCGCCACCGCACGCCGCTTGAGCCGCTGATCGTCGGCGGCGGCCAGGAGCAGGGCCTGCGGGCCGGCACCGAAGACGTCGCCGGAATCGCCGGCTTCGCCACCGCGCTGGCCCTCGCCGACGCCGAGCGCCCCGAGACCGCGCCCCGCGTCGCGGCGCTGCGCGACCGGCTGGAGGCCGGGATCCTGGCTGCGATCCCCGACGTCGTCGTGAACGGCGCGGGCGCTCCGCGGCTCCCGGGAATCCTCAGCGTCGCGTTCGCCGGGGCGCCGTCGGACGCGCTGCTGATCCGGCTCGATCTCGAGGGGATCGCCGCCTCGGCCGGGAGCGCGTGCGCCGCCGGCTCGCTCGAGCCCAGCCATGTTGCCGCGGCGATCGGGCTCGACGAGCGCCGCCGGCGGAGCGTCGTCCGCTTCTCGCTGGGCCGCGGGACTACCGAGCGCGAGATCGACGAGGTCGTTGGCCGCCTGCCGGCACTGGTCGCCGCGGTGCGCGTGCCGCTCTCCGTCTAGCATCCGTGCTCTCCGTGTAGTGCAAGATAATTGTGGGAAAGGGCCGACCGTGGCTCTAGCGAGCACACGGAGGATCGGTTCTTGAGCTCGGGTTTCGACTGGGCGATCGTTAGGGATATCGGCGTCGGGGTCGGCATTTTGCTTTTCGGCATCGGTGTCTTTATCGTGTCGTCCGCGTTGGCGAGGCTGTTCGCGCGGCTGAACGGGACGCTCGACGAGGTGGACCGCCAGCTCGCCGCGCTCTCGACCCCGGTCGTTCAGACGCTCGGGCACGTCGACGGGATCGCGGAGACGGCGGAACAGACCGTCGCGCGGCTCGGCGCCGTGGTCGGCACGCTCGAAACGGTCGCCGGCGGCGTCGGCAACACCGCGAAGCTCGCGAGCGACGCCGTTCAGCCTGCCTTGGTCAACATCGGGGCGACGCTGACCGGCGTCACTGCCGGCGTCCGGAAGCTCGTAGGCGGCAGGCGAAGACCATCGTCCGACGGAGGCGGCGCAGTTGGCTGACGAACGTGAAGGCGGAGGAGGGGCCTCCGGTTTCCTCGCGGGCCTCATCCTCGGAACCCTGGCCGGGGCGACCTTGGCCGTGATCCTCGCTCCTCAGTCGGGTGAGGAAACTCGCGACCTGCTCCGCGCGAAGGCGCGCGAAGCGGGCGAGCGCGCGCGCGACACCGC
Coding sequences within:
- a CDS encoding putative toxin-antitoxin system toxin component, PIN family translates to MKVVLDASVLVAAAIAWYEKRPAESRWLIEVALIGQRRYENVTSEPLIFELRSALERNPRVGEAFAERFVRAVGSKSTFIPIYNVPMGARDPRDDKVIETAMNANVDAIVTEDHDLHDADAQRAIAKTGIGIRDRPIQVWNARTLVAALSGRPRFRPLVLPATVAA
- a CDS encoding cysteine desulfurase, whose product is MARIYLDHAATTPVRPDAVTAMVPLLGGGYNPSSLHAEGRAARAALDEARETVARVIGAGPREIVFTGSGSEADVLAVVGTARAQAGRGRHVVTTVAEHHAVLHAVEVLERDGWSVTRLAVDRRGLVDPEAFASALTPETTLATVMLANNELGVVQPVAELARLARSRGVLFHTDAIQAAGWLPLDVRALGVDLLSLSGHKFHGPKGVGALYVRHRTPLEPLIVGGGQEQGLRAGTEDVAGIAGFATALALADAERPETAPRVAALRDRLEAGILAAIPDVVVNGAGAPRLPGILSVAFAGAPSDALLIRLDLEGIAASAGSACAAGSLEPSHVAAAIGLDERRRRSVVRFSLGRGTTEREIDEVVGRLPALVAAVRVPLSV
- a CDS encoding YtxH domain-containing protein, whose amino-acid sequence is MADEREGGGGASGFLAGLILGTLAGATLAVILAPQSGEETRDLLRAKAREAGERARDTAGDAGDLLARGRTIVAEAKARIDGAIAEGKDAASRQRSTLENESQSES